The sequence below is a genomic window from Nitrososphaerota archaeon.
ATTAGTTTGCCAAGAGACATTATCTGAAAAGTTGCCCTATCGAGACGCTCTGCAGGTATTCTCAATGTCAGTGATGCTCTTGACGAAGGTTCTAGCAACATCCCGCTTTCCACAAACTTCCCCCGTGGAATAGGCTCTATGTAGGAGTCTGTAACAAACCCGCCTAGCGAGTCCACTATCCTTCTAATTTCTGCCGATGCTTGAGATACGCTAGTCACATTCAACCCAATGGAAGATGTAGAGATGACCATACGATCTTGTGGAGTTAATTGAAGAGGAGCAAAGCCTTTAGATCCTGCCTCCGGCAGTGGATGTATAGCTGGTTCAGGAGCTACGGCAGGTACGCCAACTTGTCTTGGATAATTGCTTACTGAAGGTCCTGATTGTGCCTAGTCCCGCTCTGGTAATGTAGATGCTAATTCGCGATAATTCATGCTGGAAAGCCCTATGCCGAATGCCAGCACCATCAGCACTATGATAACGACTTTCTTGTTAGCCAATTTTGCAGTCTTGATTTTGTTTATCATAGTTATAGATAGGAAGTTGGTAGAGTTAATCCTGAGTATTGGACAGTCCGTTCTCTTCAATAGAACAGTTATTGCGCCTGCGGAAAGTATTCCTTTTCTATCTTCGCGATGGATTCTGAATCTTCCGCTTGGGAATAGTCCTGCAGTGGTTCTGCGTTGAGCTCTAAAAAGGTCTTCCCCCATTTGAATTGCGAAAGTAATCTCTCTGCCTCTTCTCTAAATCCAAGAATTACCAAGGCCGCTGATAAGGCTTCGACCGAACTTAAAGTGTACAAATGGCCATAATTAGTGGGATTTGCTGCCAACAGTAATGGTAGCTTCCTGTTGATTCCCCTGAATCTTTTTACAAATACCTCTTCAGCCCTCCTCCAAGAACAGTCTATTACCAGCAAGCCGTCCTTGATATGCTTGGCGTCCTGTCTCGTCAAAATTTCTTCTGCAGAAGGGTTCAGGACAAGAAACTTGTTGCTAATCATGCCTGCTTTAGGAATTGGTTTTAGCATGCCTGCACGAATAAGTTTAGACGATGTGCACTTTGCAGGATCGTCTTGGTGCATATGGTAGACGTAGAGTTTCAGTTTGCTCGACTCCGTTGCATAAGATGTATATTTAACCAAGGACATTCTAATCTGACTGTTGTGCAGGATTCTCGGTATAGTTTCCAATGAGGGTTTCTCTCAAGAATATTTAACAGAATTCAGAAAACTTGCAGGGAATGGTAGAGTCAGAAGGGAGGCAAAACCGGGGCATAAGGACGGCTGGGGTGTTGTACTTTATGATGGAAATGTGCCAAGATACCTTGCCAGAGAACCAAATAACGCTTTGACAGATTCGAAATATCTAGAAGTTTCTGGGAGGGTGGCTAAGGCTGAAGAGGGGATTTTACTTGCTCATTTACGGAAAGCAACCAGAAACGGAGAGCGCTCTATAGGAAACACTCATCCATTTGTTAATGGGACATGGGCATTTGCACATAATGGAGGGATTAGAAGGTTCAACGTAAAGCCGCGAGGGTTGCAGGGAACAACGGATAGCGAAAGATTCTTCAGACTTCTGACAAACAGGCTTGCGAAGGATGGTAGCTTTGAAGAGTCACTTGCATGGTCAGTTTCTTTTGTAAGAAGAAACTTCAATTATTCTTCGCTAAACTTCGTGCTTTCCGATGGAGATGTGCTCTATGCTTACAGAGACTGCAAAGAAGCTGAGGATTATTATGCCATGCTTTACAAGCCTAACAAAAACGCGGTCATTATATCGCAAGAACCTTTGGATAAGGAAGATTGGAAGCCTATTCCCAATCGAAACCTTGCAATAGTACAGAAAGATCTAGCCGTTCAGATCAAAGCATTAAATTCTGAATAAGACGGAAATTAAATTAATAAGCCATTCGTCTAAGATTTGGTTCTACGTGCCCGCAGTCAAAATTGCCTTGGATGTAGATGGAGTTCTTGCTGACACTATTCGCAGCTGGCTCAGACTATGCAACGAACGGTTTAATCTGAATCTAACTTATGATCAAATAGACCGCTGGAACTTCTGGAAGGATGTCGGGATAAAGCAGGAGGATTTCGAGTGGCTCTTCAATGAAGCTTGGCTAAATTGGAGAGTTCTGCCTCCAACCGAAGATAATATTGCTGCCAAGGTAGAACTGCTGAAGAACTTTGGGAAGGTGGATATTGTTACAGGCAGAAGTCAAGACACTATGGGATACGTTGAGAATTGGCTTTCCATGCAAAAAATAAATTTCAACGGAATTGTCGTGGTAGAACCAGATAAGACAAAGGGTCACCTAGATTACGATGTGTTCATAGATGATTCCCCTGTTAATGCAGTGGATGCTGTCAATAGAGGCAAGGTAGCCCTTGTCTATGACCAGCCTTGGAACCGGCATTTAGACCAGACAGATAACCTGCTCAGGGTTAAAGACCTCTCCGAGGCTGCTGCACGAATACGCTCGATGCTGGACTTCAGGGAATAGCTATTGCTTGCCCTTTAGGAACCTTGCCAGCCAACCAGCTTCGGTGGAAATGCTCGAAGTGCCTTCAATTTGAGCCGCTATTTCCATTGTCGGCGGAGCTTCCATCTCTGACTGCGTCTCGATCTTCTCCTGCCTGATTGGTTGTCCCTGCACTGTTTGAGCAGTTGAATTCAGCAGCGAAACTGTAGCAGAAATGTCAGACTTTTCTTTTTCAACCCTTTCCTTCATGACAGAAGCGTATTGGAGGGAGGCTCGGAATGACTCAGCATCTATTTCCCCGCTCTTAAACTGAAGCTTTACATTCGTCGTGAGTTTCTTGATATCCCTTAACTCTCTGTCAAGCTCTTGAAACCTCCTCTTTATCTTTTCGTCAAGTACTTTCTTTATTTCGTCCAGTTTCGCCCTGTAACCCTGATAGACCTTTTGGAAGTCCTGATATTCCTCCTGAGTAATCTCGCTCTCTTTGATCAAGTCTTCAACTCCTTGCAGTCTATTGTTTACCAATAGCGTTTCACGCTTGAACCTATCAGCGTCGACCTTCCACCCTGGTAAAAGCACAAGTGAATCTCCATCAGCGCTTACACACTGGCCCGGAAATTCCGCTAACCCTCTTTCTCCAGAATCGACCCCTATTGAGCGTAAATCTCCAAACGGATCTTTGTTTATTCCTACTACGAAACCCACATACCTTCCGTAAACGTCCCTTACACGCTTGCCCATATAACGCTGAAATAAGTTATCGTCTGCCATTTTGGTTCGAGGGTTGATGCTGGTAGAAGGGTTTAACGAACTAGGTAAATTCTGGTGGATAAGTCGGGCAAAAATACTTGATTAGTACTCTTCAGGAATACCTAACGGAGCTTCCTTGACTATTCTGCTGAGCTCCAGCTTTTCTCCCCCCACAACCTTCAGGTAAGTTTTGATGCTACGCTTTTTTATTTCAACAATGTTATAGCAATTTGAAAAGAAGCCCCGCATTCTCTCTGAGGATAATGTACCTGCATGTATGACCGTAAAATCCTCAATGTTCCACATCCAAGGTCTATGTCTATGGCCGCACATTACTAGGTCAACACCTCCCTTCAGTAGGGCTCGCAGGACATCGCCGGCATCGATTATTGGAATCGAATCTTTTCCTGTATCCGGAACAGGAATAAGATGGTGATGCAGTGCAACTATCTTGAACTTGTTTCTGTACTTGCTCAGAGTTTCTTCCAACCACAGAACTTGTCGATGGCCTGCTTCGCCATCATCTCTGTCTGGCCTTGCAGTCCCAATTGGTATTATTACCACATCGTCAAATTCGGTTATCTGCTTGCTGGGAAAGAACTGCTTGAAGAGCAAATATCCTGTCGACCTATAGTCATGATTTCCGCTCAATGCCACTTTTATTTTACAATCAAATTTTACAATTCCCTGTTTTGCAGATTTGTATTCCCTGAGCAGGCCATTTTCTGTCAGGTCTCCGGTGATGACTATGGCATCTGGCTTTAGTTTGTTGATCTCCTTGACTGCTTGGGCAAATGATTCCTTTCTGTGCTGAGGGCCAAAGTGCAGGTCAGATATGTGCGCTATGATCATTTACTTTAGCTCCTGAACCCATTCTATTTAATTTGCCTAATATTGCTCTATATCTGTCAAAAGAAAAGTCTAATTAGAATATAGCAGACCGCAGCGAAGAAGGCGCTCATAGGAATCGTCAGGATCCAAGCAGATGTCATGCTGCGAGCCACTCCCCATCTTACCGCTGTAAGTCGCTTTAGTGCACCTACTCCTATTATCGCTCCGGAAATTGTGTGCGTTGTGCTGACTGGTATGCCCAGTGATGAGTTTATGAATAGGGTTGCTGCAGCTCCACTTTCTGCGCTGAAACCTCCTATAGGCTTCAGCTTTGTAATGCGCATTCCCATCGTTCTGACTATCCTCCAGCCCCCGGCATAAGTCCCTAAAGCAATTACTGCATGTGCCATTAAAACAACGTAAAAGGGGACAAAGAAGTGGTCTAAGAATCCTGCAGTCCAAAGAACTACTGTGATAATCCCCATGGTCTTTTGCGCATCGTTTGTGCCATGGCTCAGACTATAGAATGCTGCCGAAACTAATTGGAGGCGCCTGAAGTATTTATTTGCCCTATCTGGTGCAAAGCGTTTGGTAGCATGTATAACGATTGCCATTATCAGAAAGCCTAAGATTATGCCGACTATCGGAGATACTACGATGAACATCGCAATAGTTGTCAACCCACCAACTACTATTGCCTGAGGCCCGATTCCCACGAGTGCCGCTCCGACGTACCCTCCAACCAATGCATGAGAAGAGCTTGAAGGCAAACCATAGTACCAAGTTATCGCATCCCAAATTATTGCCCCAAGTAGCCCAGCAGCTATAACTGCAAAGGCAACATTAATTCCCACTTCCGCTGGCTTTAGGTCAACAATTCCTTTTCCAATCGTATTAGCTACGCTAACCCCAAAGCCAAAAGCAGCAGCAAAGTTCCACCATGCAGCCCATAATACTGCGGTACGGGGAGCTAACACTCTTGTGGACACTACTGTAGCAATGGAGTTTGCTGCGTCATGGAAGCCGTTCATAAAATCAAATGCAAGAGCTATGAATATCACTCCTACTGTTCCTGCTAGGAGAATTGTGCTGTCCAAAATTTATCACGTAAAAGGTTATGCGTTTTTCAGGACTATGTCGTGCATGACATCGGTCACGTCTTCACATCTGTCCGTTGTCTCTTCGAATTTCTCGTAGATCTCCTTGAATTTCAATATCTGAATAGGATCGTTTGTTTTGAATAGCCTAGCAACGGCCTTGTTTAACAAATCATCAGCCAAGTTCTCCAGCCTATCGGTCTCTATGCAATGTTTCTCTATCTGTTCCTGATCAAACTTTTGCATCACCTTTAGGGCCGTATTAACCTCGTTTACGCTTTGAACGATTAACTCGGCAAACTCTCCCATTTCAAGTGTTGGCTCAGGAATTTCATAAAGTATGACCCGCTTTGCAACGGAACAAATTCCATCAATAACATCGTCAAAGTTAGAAGCAAGCTTGGAGAGATCTTCATGGTCTATTGGCGTGATCAGCGCTTTGTCCAATTTCTCAAATATTATATGCACAATGCCGTCTCCTTTATGCTCAAGATCGCGTATCAGGTGATACTTTGTTTCTTTCTGCCTAAAGTCGTTCATCATGTCACGCAACGCATCTGCTCCTTCAACCACGTTTTGAGATTCTTGGGTAAGTAGATCGAAGAACTTCTTATCTCTGGGGAGCAGTACGTCTCTTAAGCCCAAGTTGATCATCTCTGTCCTGCATAACGCATGTGATTTAATATTGTCCCTAATGTATTAGCGTCGTTTTTTCCTGGTTTTCCGTTATTTTCTTCATGCCTGTACACAGCGCTAACACCTTCATACATTCTATATATACAAAATGTAAATGATATATATATACAACATTCTTCTATATAGATAAGTGCTATGAGAGATAATCTGAAGGACGAAGAAGTTAGAAAGTTACAGTTCACCGGAAGGTCATCATACATTCTTTCTCTTCCGAAATACTGGGTCAAGGAAATGAACCTTGCTGCAGGTGATTCTGTTACAGTATCAAGATTAGATAAGCTGTCGCTCCTGATATCCCCAAAGTCGGCAAGGGCTGGGAAAAAACCAGAGGCTCTAGTTCTAGTTAGCCCTGATCACAACCCATCTTCCCTAGTACGGGAAATTGTTTCCATCTATCTCATTGGATACAGCAATGTACAGATCAGGTCTAAAAAGGGAAGGTTCACTACAGCACAACGAAACGCAGTTAAAAATTTAGTCCGAACGAAACTTGTAGGAACGGAGATCGTTGACGATTCATCTGAAAAAGTGAGCCTGCAGGTGCTTCTGAGCGAGGCAGACCTATCAGTTGAAAATGCTGTTCGAAGGATGCACCTCATAGCGACTGCGATGCACAAAGATGCGCTTACAGCACTGGGGGAGCAGAATACAGAGATTGCTCAGGAAGTCATACTTTCCGATGACGAGGTTGATAGGTTCAGCCTCTATGTCATCAGACAATTGAAATTTGCCGTGCAAAACCAGAGCGCACTTGAAACTGTTGGGCTTAAGGATAGAAGGGATTGCCTTGGCTACAGGTTGATAATCAAAAGCCTTGAAAGAATCGCAGATCATGCTAGTGGTATAGCAGAGATCGTGATTGAGTCGAAGATAGTGATGCCCCAGCAAGTAATGGTAAAGATCAGAGAATACAGCAAATACGCATTAGAAACTCTCGACAGTTCTATGACTGCACTTTTCAAGAGAGATTATGCTCTGGCAGACAAAGTTGTTGAGATTGCTCAGCAGGCACCAAGATACGAAAAGGCGATTCTTGAACTTTCAGGCAAGTTCCGAGCAAAAGAGCTTTCAAGCCTTAGAGTGGTTCTTGAAGATATACGCAGGACTGCTGAATATGCGGGAGATATTGCTGAGATAGTGCTCAACCTGACCGTTGAGAAGGTTGTGACGGAGCAGATTTCTTCCTTACAGAGAGATAACCAGCACCGTAGAGAGCGATCATAGGAAGTGCTACGAACCACATTGTAACGCCGCTACCATCTGGAGTTATCATCGCTCCAAAAATAGTTATCACTACAACGGCATACCTCCAATTGTCCTTCCAGAATTCAGGTCTGATCAAGCCCACGGTGGAGAGAACCCACATTATGACTGGGAGCTCGAATGAAACTCCGAAGGCTAAGACAAAGAGGAGCACGAACGAAATCAATTCGTCGAGCGCGATGAATGTCTGAGCTTGGATAGAAACTGCGTAACCGTAGAGGAAATTCATTGAAAACGGTACCACGAAGGTGAAACCGAAAACACAGCCTACAATGAAAAGAGCCATTGTAGGTATCATTATCTTCCTTATTAGTCGCTTCTCATTCTCGTACAAACCCGGGCTTATGAAAGCAGTGACCTCATGCAGTATAACGGGAGTGCTGAGCAGAATACCTAGAAATATAGATGCATACATCTGCGAAATAAATGCCTGACCTGGCGAAGTCACTATAAGCTCCACGTATTCTGGCAGCGTTTCGTTTTTTACAAATTCAATCATTTGCAAGGCAAGGTTGTTGGTTGGATCAGGATATGGTAGGGGTACGGTTACGCCTTCAAACGTGAATTGCCTGATAGAAAACACGAAGGAGAGTCCCGTAATGATTGCAACAGAAACCAGAATCCTTACTATCCGCTTTTGGAGTTCTCCTACGTGCTCCAGTATGGTGCGCATCTCGTCAGGCAATCTCTCACTACCAGCTGGAATACCTGTGCTTAACTACCTTTTCTCGCGTAAAAACCTGATCTCTAACAGCACTTCATCTACATTCATATACCGGGGAGGGGTACTTTTTACACAGGTACGTGTTTTGTAACTCTTTGACTTTTTATATAATGTACTATTTTACTGCAAGCTCTATCTTTTCCAATGCTCTCCTTACCAGCTTTTCATCTACTGTAAGCGAGAACCGAACGTATCCCTCCCCTCCGCTGCCAAATGCGGGGCCAGGTGTAACTACAACTCCATGATCAAGCAATTTAGAAGCAAACTCTTTTGATTTTTCATTAACATATACCCAGAGGTAGAACGTCCCCAGAGGCATCTCTGCCTTGTATCCCAGTTTCCTCAGCCCATTGACCAGCAGTCCCAGCCGTTTTTCATACATCGCTATAGTGTTTCTGGTCTCTTTTGGGGGGATGCCTTTAGAATACTGCTTGAGCGCCTCCGCCGCTGCATACTGTATGAATTTTGGGGCTCCAGAATCTATCTGGTTCTTTACCTTCTTTATCGCTTTTATCAAATCCTCGTTTCCGACTGCAAAACCTATCCTGTAGCCTGTCATGTTGAAGGTCTTTGAGCAGGAATGAAACTCTACAGAGCTCTCCATGTTTTTGTCAACCTGCAGGATTGACGGGGCCTTGAAACCTCCATAGGTCATCTCCGAATACGCATTGTCGTAGCACATGTAAGCGCCTTTTTCCCTGCAAATATCAAAAGCTCTCTTCAGGTATGACGAATCAGCAACGGCACCTGTAGGATTGTTTGGGTAATTTAGAAAGATGCAGGAAAAATCATGCTCAGCAATGTAGTCAAGGTCAGGCTTGAACCCATTCTTGGCATTCAGCAGAGTATCAATAGGAACGTTATCATTAAGGATTGATGCAGCTTGCCTGTATACAGGGTAGCCTGGATTGGGGCAGACTATTTTTTCGCCCGGGTTCAATATCGCCCTTGTAAAATTTGCCAGCCCTTCTTTAGAGCCAATTAAGGAGCATACCTGTGTGTCAGGATTAATCCTAACATTGAATCTCTGCTCAAACCACTCTGCAACTGCATCCCTGAAAAACTTCTCC
It includes:
- a CDS encoding DUF367 family protein, producing the protein MKLYVYHMHQDDPAKCTSSKLIRAGMLKPIPKAGMISNKFLVLNPSAEEILTRQDAKHIKDGLLVIDCSWRRAEEVFVKRFRGINRKLPLLLAANPTNYGHLYTLSSVEALSAALVILGFREEAERLLSQFKWGKTFLELNAEPLQDYSQAEDSESIAKIEKEYFPQAQ
- a CDS encoding class II glutamine amidotransferase translates to MLCRILGIVSNEGFSQEYLTEFRKLAGNGRVRREAKPGHKDGWGVVLYDGNVPRYLAREPNNALTDSKYLEVSGRVAKAEEGILLAHLRKATRNGERSIGNTHPFVNGTWAFAHNGGIRRFNVKPRGLQGTTDSERFFRLLTNRLAKDGSFEESLAWSVSFVRRNFNYSSLNFVLSDGDVLYAYRDCKEAEDYYAMLYKPNKNAVIISQEPLDKEDWKPIPNRNLAIVQKDLAVQIKALNSE
- a CDS encoding metallophosphoesterase; the encoded protein is MIIAHISDLHFGPQHRKESFAQAVKEINKLKPDAIVITGDLTENGLLREYKSAKQGIVKFDCKIKVALSGNHDYRSTGYLLFKQFFPSKQITEFDDVVIIPIGTARPDRDDGEAGHRQVLWLEETLSKYRNKFKIVALHHHLIPVPDTGKDSIPIIDAGDVLRALLKGGVDLVMCGHRHRPWMWNIEDFTVIHAGTLSSERMRGFFSNCYNIVEIKKRSIKTYLKVVGGEKLELSRIVKEAPLGIPEEY
- a CDS encoding inorganic phosphate transporter, with the translated sequence MNGFHDAANSIATVVSTRVLAPRTAVLWAAWWNFAAAFGFGVSVANTIGKGIVDLKPAEVGINVAFAVIAAGLLGAIIWDAITWYYGLPSSSSHALVGGYVGAALVGIGPQAIVVGGLTTIAMFIVVSPIVGIILGFLIMAIVIHATKRFAPDRANKYFRRLQLVSAAFYSLSHGTNDAQKTMGIITVVLWTAGFLDHFFVPFYVVLMAHAVIALGTYAGGWRIVRTMGMRITKLKPIGGFSAESGAAATLFINSSLGIPVSTTHTISGAIIGVGALKRLTAVRWGVARSMTSAWILTIPMSAFFAAVCYILIRLFF
- a CDS encoding DUF47 family protein is translated as MINLGLRDVLLPRDKKFFDLLTQESQNVVEGADALRDMMNDFRQKETKYHLIRDLEHKGDGIVHIIFEKLDKALITPIDHEDLSKLASNFDDVIDGICSVAKRVILYEIPEPTLEMGEFAELIVQSVNEVNTALKVMQKFDQEQIEKHCIETDRLENLADDLLNKAVARLFKTNDPIQILKFKEIYEKFEETTDRCEDVTDVMHDIVLKNA
- a CDS encoding phosphate uptake regulator PhoU; amino-acid sequence: MRDNLKDEEVRKLQFTGRSSYILSLPKYWVKEMNLAAGDSVTVSRLDKLSLLISPKSARAGKKPEALVLVSPDHNPSSLVREIVSIYLIGYSNVQIRSKKGRFTTAQRNAVKNLVRTKLVGTEIVDDSSEKVSLQVLLSEADLSVENAVRRMHLIATAMHKDALTALGEQNTEIAQEVILSDDEVDRFSLYVIRQLKFAVQNQSALETVGLKDRRDCLGYRLIIKSLERIADHASGIAEIVIESKIVMPQQVMVKIREYSKYALETLDSSMTALFKRDYALADKVVEIAQQAPRYEKAILELSGKFRAKELSSLRVVLEDIRRTAEYAGDIAEIVLNLTVEKVVTEQISSLQRDNQHRRERS
- the tatC gene encoding twin-arginine translocase subunit TatC, producing MPDEMRTILEHVGELQKRIVRILVSVAIITGLSFVFSIRQFTFEGVTVPLPYPDPTNNLALQMIEFVKNETLPEYVELIVTSPGQAFISQMYASIFLGILLSTPVILHEVTAFISPGLYENEKRLIRKIMIPTMALFIVGCVFGFTFVVPFSMNFLYGYAVSIQAQTFIALDELISFVLLFVLAFGVSFELPVIMWVLSTVGLIRPEFWKDNWRYAVVVITIFGAMITPDGSGVTMWFVALPMIALYGAGYLSVRKKSAPSQPSQRSG
- a CDS encoding aminotransferase class I/II-fold pyridoxal phosphate-dependent enzyme encodes the protein MNYSRRLSALPPYPFAEMEKVIAEKQSGGEEIISFGIGDPDLPPPKFVLDAMMKALKMPGMHNYSSSEGEKFFRDAVAEWFEQRFNVRINPDTQVCSLIGSKEGLANFTRAILNPGEKIVCPNPGYPVYRQAASILNDNVPIDTLLNAKNGFKPDLDYIAEHDFSCIFLNYPNNPTGAVADSSYLKRAFDICREKGAYMCYDNAYSEMTYGGFKAPSILQVDKNMESSVEFHSCSKTFNMTGYRIGFAVGNEDLIKAIKKVKNQIDSGAPKFIQYAAAEALKQYSKGIPPKETRNTIAMYEKRLGLLVNGLRKLGYKAEMPLGTFYLWVYVNEKSKEFASKLLDHGVVVTPGPAFGSGGEGYVRFSLTVDEKLVRRALEKIELAVK